In Dolichospermum flos-aquae CCAP 1403/13F, the following proteins share a genomic window:
- a CDS encoding glycosyltransferase, producing the protein MKTSSSNSLLTVPIGALRISEFTPQEIAENNPILLSVVIPTYKERDNIENVVNILSGLLDKAIPGNYELIIVDDDSPDRTWEIAQSLISDYPQLRVMRRQEERGLSSAVIRGWQAATGRVLGVIDGDLQHPPEVLTQLLQKIEEGADLALASRHVDGGGVSSWSVIRRFLSRGAQVLGLVILPGVLGRVSDPMSGYFMVRRSAIANTTLNPIGYKILLEVIGRGQVGEIAEAGYVFRERTEGESKVTWKQYVDYIQHLIRLRLSTGRIGKIRQKVNFPMGRFLRFGAVGFSGVFVDLTIFHIMRTVINMGLTRSTIFSAEVAILNNFLWNDLWTFGDISRKQTGKRQRFKRFLKFNIVCLAGIIIQTLVVNFLFNNLGMNQYIAKLIAIAVATIWNFWVNLKLSWRVTEVK; encoded by the coding sequence ATGAAGACAAGCTCATCCAATTCTTTATTAACAGTTCCTATTGGTGCATTGAGGATTTCTGAATTTACACCCCAGGAAATAGCTGAAAACAATCCCATTCTCTTATCTGTAGTAATTCCTACTTATAAAGAACGTGACAATATCGAAAATGTAGTCAATATATTAAGTGGGTTATTGGATAAAGCTATTCCTGGTAATTATGAACTCATTATAGTAGATGATGATAGCCCTGACCGAACTTGGGAAATAGCACAATCTCTCATATCAGATTATCCCCAATTACGGGTCATGCGTCGTCAAGAAGAACGGGGACTATCTTCAGCAGTAATCCGTGGCTGGCAAGCGGCTACAGGGCGTGTATTGGGCGTGATTGATGGCGATTTGCAGCATCCTCCAGAAGTATTAACACAACTGTTGCAGAAAATCGAAGAAGGGGCTGATTTAGCCTTAGCTAGTCGTCATGTAGACGGTGGTGGTGTCAGTAGCTGGAGTGTAATTAGACGCTTTTTATCGCGGGGGGCGCAGGTATTAGGATTAGTGATTTTACCGGGAGTTTTAGGGAGAGTTAGTGACCCAATGAGTGGTTATTTTATGGTACGACGAAGTGCGATCGCCAATACCACACTTAACCCCATCGGGTACAAAATTCTTTTAGAAGTCATTGGTCGGGGACAGGTAGGAGAAATTGCCGAAGCCGGTTATGTATTCCGCGAACGCACAGAAGGAGAAAGCAAAGTGACGTGGAAACAATATGTAGACTATATTCAACACCTAATTCGCTTACGGTTATCTACTGGAAGAATAGGAAAAATTCGTCAAAAAGTTAACTTCCCTATGGGACGATTTCTCAGATTTGGTGCAGTAGGATTTAGTGGCGTATTTGTAGATTTAACCATATTTCATATCATGCGTACCGTGATTAACATGGGTTTAACTCGCAGTACAATTTTTTCAGCCGAAGTAGCAATTCTCAATAATTTTCTTTGGAATGATTTGTGGACATTTGGGGATATTTCCCGAAAACAGACAGGAAAACGCCAGCGTTTCAAAAGATTCTTGAAGTTCAATATAGTCTGTTTAGCTGGGATAATCATCCAAACCTTAGTAGTCAATTTCCTATTTAATAACTTAGGTATGAACCAGTATATAGCCAAATTAATAGCGATCGCAGTTGCCACAATTTGGAACTTTTGGGTTAACCTAAAACTAAGCTGGCGAGTCACAGAAGTCAAATAA
- a CDS encoding peptidase — protein MKKAFRKYHRIIGIIVCVPLLLTVLTGMLATVVKEWPINIGLSSRLMLEIHTGEIFHLQAIYPILNGFGLIGLLVTGMSMSGLFNQRRKPNINN, from the coding sequence GTGAAAAAAGCATTTCGTAAATATCATCGGATTATTGGCATTATTGTTTGTGTCCCACTTTTATTAACTGTGTTGACGGGAATGTTAGCTACTGTTGTTAAGGAATGGCCGATTAATATTGGACTTTCTTCTCGATTGATGTTGGAAATTCATACTGGGGAAATTTTTCATTTACAGGCAATTTATCCGATTTTGAATGGTTTTGGATTAATCGGTTTGTTGGTGACGGGTATGAGTATGTCGGGTTTGTTTAATCAAAGGAGAAAACCTAATATCAATAATTAA
- a CDS encoding cation-translocating P-type ATPase, with protein MTHKIALESITGLSALTASDRLKQEGYNELPSSKHRQIWEIALEIFKEPIFLLLLGCGIIYLFLGDAQEALILLGFIFFIVGINLYQEQKTEKSLEALRDLSSPRALVIRDGERQRIAGREVVGEDVIVLSEGDRVPADAVVMWSTHLSVDESLLTGESLPVRKQSVEDSTDLENTMRTATQHRPGGEDLPFVYSGTLIVQGQGIAQVYATGMQTEMGKIGKALQTVEQEDTVLQRETRKIVSKLTFVAIAICVAVIVIYGATRNDWLQGILAGLALAMAILPNEIPVVLAIFLALGAWRFSQARVLTRRVPVVETLGSATVLCVDKTGTLTFNRMSVQQLFVYQPTTLIPQFYDVALHEREALPETFHELIEFGILASRKDPFDPMEKALKQVGDDYLARTEHLHQDWEILREYPLTGELLAMSCVWQSPENKLVVATKGAPEAIADLCHFNTQQRQNLEQQINKMAAAGLRVLGVAKVIGQHQKNKTLKSLPKAQHDFEFAFLGLLGMADPVRPTVAPAIAECYTAGIRVVMITGDYPATAQNIARQIGLKPATEVITGAELETMPEGELLSRIQTVNIFARVVPEQKLLIVNALKRCGEIVAMTGDGVNDAPALKAANIGIAMGERGTDVAREAADLVLLDDDFSAIVQSVRLGRRVFDNLKKGMAYTLAVHIPIAGMSLIPVIFHWPLVLLPIHIAFLHLIIDPACTVVFEAEPEESNIMNRPPRNPRESLFSRQTLKLALLQGVGVLVVLVVVFGVAFYSGHGEFDARALAFTTLIVSNLSMILSNRSWSRTIPEMLRTPNAALWWVLGGGVVFMGLVLYVPVLRHLFRFSFLHFDDLLVSLTSGIFSILWFEGLKVWRRR; from the coding sequence ATGACTCATAAAATTGCACTCGAATCTATTACAGGGTTATCCGCATTAACCGCGAGCGATCGCCTCAAACAAGAAGGATATAATGAGTTACCATCTAGCAAACATCGTCAAATCTGGGAAATTGCCTTAGAAATCTTCAAAGAGCCAATTTTTCTCCTGTTATTAGGTTGTGGTATCATTTACTTGTTTTTGGGTGATGCTCAGGAAGCGTTGATTTTGTTAGGTTTCATCTTTTTTATTGTTGGCATCAACTTATACCAAGAACAAAAAACAGAAAAATCCTTGGAAGCATTACGGGATCTTTCTAGTCCCCGTGCATTGGTGATTCGTGATGGTGAACGTCAACGGATTGCAGGACGGGAAGTAGTTGGAGAAGATGTGATTGTTTTGTCAGAGGGTGATAGAGTTCCTGCGGATGCTGTGGTGATGTGGTCTACCCATTTGAGCGTGGATGAGTCTCTATTAACCGGTGAATCTTTACCTGTTCGCAAGCAATCAGTAGAAGATAGCACCGATTTAGAAAACACCATGAGAACAGCCACCCAGCACCGTCCTGGTGGTGAAGATCTACCTTTTGTCTATTCAGGAACGTTGATAGTTCAAGGTCAGGGAATTGCCCAAGTCTATGCCACAGGTATGCAGACGGAAATGGGTAAAATTGGGAAAGCCTTGCAAACTGTGGAACAGGAGGACACGGTTTTGCAACGGGAAACTCGAAAAATTGTCAGTAAATTGACCTTTGTAGCGATCGCTATTTGCGTGGCTGTCATCGTTATTTACGGTGCAACTAGGAACGATTGGCTACAAGGAATTTTAGCAGGTTTGGCGCTGGCAATGGCGATTTTGCCGAATGAAATTCCTGTGGTCTTGGCAATTTTCCTGGCTTTAGGTGCTTGGAGATTTTCCCAGGCTAGGGTTTTAACTCGGCGTGTTCCCGTAGTAGAAACATTGGGTTCAGCGACCGTTCTCTGTGTAGATAAAACTGGAACGCTGACTTTTAACCGGATGTCAGTGCAGCAATTATTTGTGTATCAACCGACAACCTTAATACCGCAATTTTACGATGTCGCCTTGCATGAACGGGAAGCCCTGCCCGAAACTTTCCATGAATTAATCGAATTTGGGATTTTAGCCAGTCGCAAAGACCCTTTCGACCCCATGGAAAAAGCCTTGAAACAGGTTGGTGATGACTATTTAGCCAGAACCGAACATTTACATCAAGATTGGGAAATACTGCGGGAATATCCCCTCACAGGTGAATTATTAGCCATGTCCTGTGTGTGGCAATCTCCAGAAAATAAGTTAGTAGTTGCTACCAAAGGAGCGCCAGAAGCGATCGCTGATCTTTGTCATTTTAACACCCAACAAAGACAAAATTTAGAACAACAAATTAATAAAATGGCTGCTGCTGGTTTGCGTGTTTTAGGTGTAGCCAAAGTCATTGGCCAACATCAAAAAAATAAAACCCTCAAATCTCTTCCTAAAGCCCAACATGACTTTGAATTTGCCTTTTTAGGACTGCTAGGCATGGCTGACCCCGTGCGCCCAACTGTTGCCCCAGCTATTGCCGAATGTTACACTGCTGGTATTCGGGTAGTAATGATTACAGGTGATTATCCTGCCACAGCCCAAAATATTGCCCGCCAAATCGGTCTAAAACCTGCCACAGAAGTAATTACCGGGGCAGAACTGGAAACAATGCCAGAAGGTGAATTACTGTCTCGCATTCAAACCGTGAATATCTTCGCGCGGGTTGTTCCCGAACAAAAATTACTGATTGTGAACGCCCTCAAACGCTGCGGTGAAATCGTGGCTATGACTGGAGATGGTGTCAATGATGCCCCAGCTTTGAAAGCCGCAAATATCGGTATTGCTATGGGGGAAAGGGGTACAGATGTTGCCCGTGAAGCTGCGGATTTAGTTTTGTTAGATGATGATTTTTCTGCCATTGTCCAATCTGTGAGGCTGGGACGACGAGTATTTGATAACCTCAAAAAAGGGATGGCTTATACTTTGGCGGTTCACATTCCGATTGCGGGAATGTCCTTGATTCCGGTAATATTTCACTGGCCGCTGGTGCTACTGCCGATTCACATTGCTTTTTTACATTTAATTATTGACCCGGCTTGTACTGTAGTATTTGAGGCTGAACCAGAAGAAAGCAATATCATGAACCGTCCACCCCGCAATCCTAGAGAGTCATTATTCAGCCGTCAGACTTTGAAATTAGCACTGCTGCAAGGGGTAGGTGTGTTGGTGGTGCTGGTGGTTGTATTTGGTGTGGCTTTTTACTCTGGACATGGAGAATTTGATGCTCGCGCTTTGGCTTTTACTACTTTAATTGTCTCGAATTTGAGTATGATTTTGAGTAATCGTTCTTGGTCGCGGACTATTCCTGAAATGTTACGCACTCCTAATGCAGCACTTTGGTGGGTATTAGGTGGTGGTGTGGTGTTTATGGGACTGGTGCTTTATGTTCCTGTGTTACGCCATTTATTCCGGTTCTCTTTTCTGCATTTTGATGATTTATTAGTTAGTCTCACTTCTGGGATTTTTAGTATTTTGTGGTTTGAAGGATTGAAGGTTTGGCGACGCAGATAA
- a CDS encoding ATP-binding protein produces MSRTRKGQRGNLLGNTLQYPSNDGLVRIKIVKWDDFVVMEVADTGIGVASNSAAWS; encoded by the coding sequence ATGTCAAGAACTCGGAAAGGACAACGTGGCAATTTGCTAGGAAATACTTTGCAATATCCATCTAATGATGGTCTGGTCAGGATAAAAATCGTTAAATGGGATGATTTTGTAGTTATGGAAGTGGCGGATACTGGTATTGGTGTCGCCTCTAATAGTGCAGCATGGTCATAA
- a CDS encoding DUF4363 domain-containing protein, with the protein MKSFKPMLIIASISLLTLVGCNKPEQAATETTPAATSNSTEKVPGQKSTVSNAGLLAVVSKTKAAVKAGNFVQAKKEFDKFEDAWKEVEDGIKAKSRDNYEVVEKSMDEISDELKAAKPQKDKLSASLQSLEKTINAIPKS; encoded by the coding sequence ATGAAAAGTTTCAAACCGATGTTAATTATTGCAAGTATCAGCTTACTGACTTTAGTAGGTTGTAATAAACCCGAACAAGCTGCCACCGAAACTACCCCAGCAGCAACTTCCAATTCTACAGAAAAAGTCCCAGGACAAAAATCCACAGTAAGTAATGCAGGTTTACTCGCTGTAGTCTCCAAAACAAAAGCCGCAGTTAAAGCTGGCAATTTTGTTCAAGCTAAAAAAGAATTTGACAAGTTTGAAGATGCTTGGAAAGAAGTAGAAGATGGCATTAAAGCTAAATCTCGTGATAATTATGAAGTTGTCGAAAAAAGCATGGATGAGATTTCAGACGAACTCAAAGCTGCTAAACCCCAAAAAGACAAATTATCAGCATCATTACAGTCATTAGAAAAAACTATCAATGCTATTCCCAAATCCTAA
- a CDS encoding 3'-5' exonuclease: protein MNHYFLIIDLEATCCHQKSIPRHQMEIIEIGAVMLNRQTWEIDDEFQQFIKPVRNPQLTAFCTELTSISQQQVDAAPNFPEAMSKLTDWMNLFPNNIFCSWGNYDKSQFLQDCKFHHIPYPFGAEHRNIKTEFSEYLGVSHKFGMAQALERLGMELQGTHHRGIDDARNITAIYRYMQTTHTKLI from the coding sequence ATGAATCACTACTTTTTGATCATTGATCTTGAAGCTACTTGTTGTCATCAAAAGAGCATTCCCCGTCATCAGATGGAAATTATTGAAATTGGTGCGGTAATGCTAAATCGTCAAACTTGGGAAATTGATGATGAGTTTCAACAATTTATTAAACCTGTGAGAAATCCGCAACTTACAGCTTTTTGTACAGAATTGACTAGCATTTCTCAGCAACAAGTTGACGCAGCACCGAATTTCCCAGAAGCTATGTCAAAATTAACTGATTGGATGAATTTATTTCCTAATAATATATTTTGTTCTTGGGGTAATTACGATAAATCGCAATTTTTACAAGATTGTAAATTTCATCATATTCCTTATCCTTTTGGTGCAGAACACAGAAATATTAAAACGGAATTTTCAGAATATTTGGGTGTGTCTCATAAGTTTGGTATGGCACAAGCTTTGGAACGTTTGGGAATGGAATTACAGGGTACACATCATAGAGGTATTGATGATGCTCGAAATATTACGGCAATTTATCGTTATATGCAAACTACTCATACTAAGTTAATATGA
- the petN gene encoding cytochrome b6-f complex subunit PetN, with product MILTLGWVSLLVVFTWSISMVVWGRNGL from the coding sequence ATGATTTTGACACTGGGTTGGGTATCGCTGTTAGTTGTGTTTACTTGGTCTATTTCTATGGTAGTTTGGGGACGCAACGGACTATAG
- a CDS encoding DUF4327 family protein — MSVNTVPSINYNYYSLNVIQDEARRLVERGMVGRQQPIYTLCQFIPAREWVCVECELEKCDFLLRDRIGDLIGREEWDND; from the coding sequence ATGAGTGTGAATACGGTGCCTTCTATCAATTACAATTACTACTCTCTGAATGTTATTCAAGACGAAGCACGCCGACTGGTGGAGAGGGGAATGGTTGGTCGTCAACAGCCAATATATACACTTTGCCAGTTCATTCCGGCTAGAGAGTGGGTTTGTGTAGAATGTGAATTAGAGAAATGTGATTTTTTACTCCGCGATCGCATTGGTGATTTAATCGGACGTGAAGAGTGGGATAACGACTAA
- the rbfA gene encoding 30S ribosome-binding factor RbfA has translation MATNRRVSRVAELIKREVSQMLFNGIKDDRVGMGMVSVTDVDVSGDLQHATIFVSIYGTEEAKTETMAGLKSATGYVRSELGSRVRLRRTPEVIFVEDRSIERGTKVLSLLNQLEQKRTLSSMDEGAEEITE, from the coding sequence ATGGCTACAAATCGCCGCGTTTCCCGCGTTGCTGAATTAATTAAACGGGAAGTTAGCCAAATGCTATTCAACGGTATTAAAGATGACCGTGTGGGTATGGGAATGGTCAGTGTTACTGATGTGGATGTTTCTGGGGATCTACAACACGCTACCATATTTGTAAGCATTTATGGAACTGAGGAAGCGAAGACGGAAACAATGGCTGGTTTAAAGTCAGCTACAGGTTACGTTCGCAGTGAGCTTGGCTCTAGGGTCAGATTAAGACGGACTCCAGAAGTAATTTTTGTGGAAGATCGTTCTATAGAACGAGGTACTAAAGTGCTGAGTTTGTTAAATCAACTGGAGCAAAAACGGACATTGTCAAGTATGGATGAGGGAGCAGAAGAGATTACCGAATGA
- a CDS encoding DUF751 family protein has translation MFDGFWDNVFRYPRYLISIVLGIFLNTLEPLFPFLKRPVTLIAILGFFAGGLFFVTLTVRAMLGLNPI, from the coding sequence ATGTTTGATGGATTTTGGGATAACGTCTTTCGCTACCCTCGGTACTTGATTAGTATCGTCTTGGGTATTTTTCTAAACACCCTTGAGCCGCTGTTTCCATTCTTGAAACGTCCTGTGACGCTGATTGCTATTTTAGGCTTTTTTGCCGGTGGTCTTTTTTTCGTAACGCTTACCGTGCGGGCTATGCTGGGATTGAATCCAATCTAA
- a CDS encoding DNA adenine methylase: MVSQIPKQTYPRPFLKWAGGKTRLISQYKDYFPQHYQTYYEPFLGGGAVFFYLQPSKAVLTDINADLILTYRCVRDDLEDLITLLQAHKQRHNSDYYYDVRNSYTGTDLEKAARFIYLNKTCFNGLYRVNSQGKFNVPVGKYKNPGICQEEILKVASVALKKVEIKQANFDEVLNYATGSNEFVYFDPPYYPLNKTSNFTAYSNFCFDENQQIKLRDIFIKLANKGVKVMLSNSDCPFIRDLYSDFNIHTISAARSINSNAQKRGKITEVLVTSYKKL, translated from the coding sequence ATGGTAAGTCAAATCCCTAAACAAACTTACCCACGGCCATTTTTAAAGTGGGCTGGGGGTAAGACTAGATTAATTTCGCAATATAAAGACTATTTTCCTCAGCATTATCAGACTTATTATGAACCATTTTTAGGTGGGGGAGCAGTTTTTTTCTATTTGCAACCATCCAAAGCAGTTTTAACTGATATTAATGCAGATTTGATTCTTACTTATCGGTGCGTTAGAGATGATCTTGAGGACTTAATAACTTTGCTGCAAGCACATAAGCAAAGACATAATTCAGATTATTATTATGATGTGAGAAATTCTTATACTGGGACAGATTTAGAAAAAGCGGCTCGGTTTATTTATCTGAATAAAACTTGTTTTAATGGACTTTATCGGGTTAATTCTCAGGGTAAATTTAATGTCCCTGTGGGAAAATATAAAAATCCTGGTATTTGTCAAGAAGAAATTTTGAAAGTGGCATCGGTCGCACTCAAGAAGGTAGAAATTAAACAAGCTAATTTTGATGAAGTGCTAAATTATGCAACTGGTAGTAATGAATTTGTTTATTTTGATCCTCCCTATTATCCTCTAAATAAAACTAGCAATTTTACAGCTTATAGTAATTTTTGTTTTGACGAGAATCAGCAAATCAAACTCAGAGATATTTTTATTAAATTAGCTAATAAAGGTGTAAAGGTCATGCTATCTAATTCAGATTGTCCATTTATTCGTGATCTTTATAGTGATTTTAATATTCACACCATATCAGCAGCGAGGTCAATTAATTCTAATGCTCAAAAGCGAGGGAAAATTACTGAAGTATTAGTAACTTCTTATAAAAAATTGTAG
- a CDS encoding HetZ-related protein, protein MKANIANLPNSTSAFDSYISLEELSIPTSDTLVQLLSHEMQSQVKAATSGVQDVVGRIAKEVERICDKSSRIQNSGQIQSWQITLGRHRLQKCLRYYQLGSKQGRVELHSSLGAIVYRHVTVAGSDLGFEARYNLIEDFLQAFYIEAIKAFRRETELPENYTPRTQLQVAEYMAFTEQYAKRRINLPGGANQQLIVLRAQGFARRQPQETTVDIEMAVDSAKTEEAESYQRNVAVQQIRSQMIAKPGFDPSEESERNRVITELMKYLESQGQSDCMNYLTLKLQDLSAPEIDQILGLTSRQRDYLQQRFKYHVEKFAKQHQWQLVHQWLGAGLEHKLGLSSQQWDIFWHQLTPQQQQIFELKTACQSDLLISKAVQCTPKQLQKRWTQMLELAWSIRNGHAEAKNN, encoded by the coding sequence ATGAAAGCTAACATCGCCAATCTGCCTAATTCTACATCTGCTTTTGATAGCTATATTTCTCTTGAAGAATTGTCCATTCCCACCAGTGATACATTGGTGCAACTTTTATCCCATGAGATGCAATCTCAAGTTAAAGCTGCTACGTCTGGTGTGCAAGATGTCGTTGGCCGCATAGCCAAAGAAGTAGAACGGATATGTGATAAAAGCTCTCGCATTCAAAACTCAGGACAAATTCAGTCTTGGCAAATTACTTTAGGAAGACATCGTTTACAAAAGTGTTTACGTTACTATCAACTTGGTTCTAAACAAGGACGGGTAGAATTACACAGCAGTTTGGGTGCAATTGTTTATCGTCACGTTACTGTTGCTGGCTCAGATTTAGGGTTTGAGGCTCGTTACAATCTGATTGAAGATTTTTTACAAGCTTTTTATATCGAAGCTATTAAAGCTTTTCGTCGAGAAACTGAATTACCTGAAAATTACACCCCTCGGACTCAGTTACAAGTAGCTGAATATATGGCGTTTACAGAACAATATGCCAAACGTCGGATTAATTTACCTGGTGGTGCTAATCAGCAATTAATTGTTTTACGCGCTCAAGGTTTTGCCCGTCGTCAACCCCAAGAAACTACTGTAGATATTGAAATGGCTGTGGATTCTGCGAAAACGGAAGAAGCAGAATCTTATCAACGCAATGTGGCAGTGCAGCAAATTCGCTCACAAATGATTGCTAAACCTGGTTTTGACCCTTCTGAAGAGTCGGAACGCAATCGAGTGATTACCGAATTAATGAAATATCTGGAGTCTCAAGGACAATCTGATTGTATGAATTACTTGACTCTCAAACTCCAGGATCTTTCTGCACCGGAAATTGATCAAATTCTGGGTTTAACTAGTCGTCAACGCGATTATTTGCAGCAAAGATTTAAATATCACGTTGAGAAGTTTGCCAAACAGCACCAATGGCAATTAGTTCATCAATGGTTAGGTGCTGGTTTAGAACATAAGTTAGGTTTATCTTCCCAGCAATGGGATATTTTTTGGCATCAACTTACACCACAGCAACAGCAAATTTTTGAATTAAAAACTGCCTGTCAAAGTGATCTACTTATTTCTAAAGCTGTTCAATGTACTCCTAAACAACTCCAAAAACGCTGGACACAAATGTTGGAATTAGCATGGTCTATTCGTAACGGTCATGCTGAAGCTAAAAACAATTAA
- a CDS encoding L-threonylcarbamoyladenylate synthase: MAKIFTIHPDNPQSRRIEEIKLALLGGAIMLYPTDTVYAIGCDLNSKSAVERVRQIKQLANDKPLTFLCPSLSNVATYASVSDTAYRIMKRLIPGPYTFLLPATKLVPRIVQSPKRKTTGIRVPNHQVCLALMEALGNPIISTSAHIRANDEDQEIVENGKQPILTRVDLYDHLDKLVDIIIDTAEEPTYQVSTILDLTDEEPVIIRRGLGWEAVATWV; encoded by the coding sequence ATGGCCAAAATATTCACCATTCATCCTGATAATCCTCAAAGCCGCCGAATAGAGGAAATAAAGTTAGCGCTATTAGGTGGCGCTATCATGCTCTACCCTACAGATACAGTTTACGCAATTGGTTGTGATTTGAATTCCAAGTCGGCGGTGGAAAGAGTGCGGCAAATCAAACAGTTAGCAAATGATAAACCACTGACATTTTTATGTCCCTCACTCTCCAATGTGGCGACTTATGCCTCCGTAAGTGATACAGCCTACCGGATTATGAAGCGGTTAATACCAGGACCCTACACATTTTTGCTCCCTGCTACCAAACTCGTACCACGAATAGTACAAAGTCCCAAACGCAAAACCACAGGAATTCGAGTGCCAAATCATCAGGTTTGTTTGGCATTAATGGAAGCATTAGGAAACCCGATTATTTCTACTTCGGCTCATATTAGAGCAAATGACGAAGACCAGGAAATAGTTGAGAACGGAAAACAACCAATTTTGACAAGGGTAGATTTATATGACCATTTGGATAAATTGGTAGATATCATTATTGACACTGCCGAAGAACCTACATATCAAGTGTCTACCATTTTAGATTTGACCGATGAAGAACCAGTTATTATTCGGAGAGGTTTAGGTTGGGAAGCTGTAGCTACTTGGGTTTAA
- the larC gene encoding nickel pincer cofactor biosynthesis protein LarC encodes MNKIAYLQCPTGISGDMCLGALVSLGVPVEYLVEKLNGLGIEAEYRLRAELVHRQGQQATKVDVDLVSHHHHHHSHNEHDHHHTRHLPEIEEMILKGNLPVRAEAWSLAVFRQLAVAEGAVHGIAPEKVHFHEVGAVDAIVDIVGTCLGLDWLGIDSDRQGLPLLYCSAFPTGGGTVNAAHGRMAVPVPAVLKLWEMRGCPVYSNGIDRELVTPTGAAIATTLVQDFGSPPPMTIKQIGLGAGSLDLPISNILRLWYGENESLQTDNSDLGEYSPNLETITVLETQIDDLNPQVFGYVFEALFAAGAVDVFTQPIGMKKSRTGILLTVICHPEKLASCEDVLFRETSTLGIRRTTQKRSILQREMQNVDTIYGTISVKVAWTGTATEKVITNVQPEYEDCAELARKNNIPWREVHRLALESWYLQNQN; translated from the coding sequence ATGAATAAAATCGCTTATCTTCAATGCCCAACAGGGATTTCTGGTGATATGTGCTTGGGGGCGTTAGTCAGTCTCGGTGTGCCTGTGGAGTATTTGGTGGAAAAACTCAATGGCTTGGGAATTGAGGCAGAATACCGATTACGGGCGGAATTGGTTCACCGTCAAGGTCAACAAGCGACTAAGGTTGATGTGGATTTGGTTTCTCATCACCACCATCATCATTCTCATAATGAACATGATCACCACCACACCCGTCATTTGCCAGAAATAGAGGAGATGATTCTCAAGGGGAATTTGCCAGTGCGGGCGGAAGCTTGGAGTTTAGCTGTTTTCCGACAGTTGGCAGTGGCAGAGGGGGCTGTTCATGGCATCGCACCGGAAAAAGTTCATTTTCATGAAGTGGGGGCTGTGGATGCCATTGTGGATATTGTTGGTACTTGCTTAGGGTTGGATTGGTTGGGTATTGATAGCGATCGCCAGGGTTTGCCTTTGCTATACTGTTCTGCATTTCCAACTGGAGGTGGTACTGTTAATGCGGCACATGGAAGAATGGCTGTACCAGTACCAGCGGTGTTAAAGTTGTGGGAAATGCGGGGTTGTCCAGTTTATAGCAATGGTATTGACAGAGAATTGGTAACACCAACGGGGGCGGCGATCGCTACTACCTTAGTACAAGACTTCGGTTCACCACCACCAATGACTATCAAACAGATAGGATTAGGGGCGGGTTCTCTAGATTTACCCATTTCTAATATACTACGGCTCTGGTACGGTGAAAATGAATCTTTACAGACTGATAACTCTGATTTAGGGGAATATTCTCCAAATCTAGAAACTATTACTGTCCTCGAAACTCAAATAGATGATTTAAATCCTCAAGTATTCGGTTATGTGTTTGAGGCTTTATTTGCTGCGGGTGCGGTGGATGTTTTTACTCAACCCATAGGGATGAAAAAGTCACGAACTGGAATTTTATTAACTGTGATTTGTCATCCTGAAAAGTTAGCTAGTTGTGAGGATGTGTTATTTCGAGAAACTAGCACTTTGGGGATTCGTCGTACTACTCAAAAACGGTCAATTTTACAACGAGAAATGCAAAATGTAGACACTATTTATGGAACAATATCGGTAAAAGTGGCATGGACAGGAACAGCTACAGAAAAGGTAATTACTAATGTGCAGCCAGAATATGAAGATTGTGCAGAATTAGCACGAAAAAATAATATTCCTTGGCGAGAAGTTCATCGTTTGGCGTTAGAAAGTTGGTATTTGCAAAATCAAAATTAA